A DNA window from Aquarana catesbeiana isolate 2022-GZ linkage group LG01, ASM4218655v1, whole genome shotgun sequence contains the following coding sequences:
- the RNF103 gene encoding E3 ubiquitin-protein ligase RNF103: MWLKLFLLLLYFLILFVLARFFETIVWYETGIFASQLVDPVTLSFHQLKTILECRGLGYSGLPEKRDVRELMEKSGDLMEGELYSALKEEEASEAGSSTNFSGEMHFYELVEDTKDGIWLVQVVANDRSPLVSKVHWEKMVNKVTKFGIRTGTFNCSSDPKYCRKRGWIRSTLIMSVPQTSTSKGRVMLKEYSGRKIETEHIFKWITAHAASRIKTVYNSEHLKEEWNKSDQYKVKLYLFANLDKPPAFFSALSVKFTGRVEFIFVNVGNWDNMRYMTEIGISRTPSYVLKTPEGIYKYGNNTGEYISLQAMDSFLRTLQPEVNDLFVLSLVLVNLMAWMDLFITQGATIKRFVVLISTLGTYNSLLIISWLPVLGFLQLPYLDSFYEYSLKLLRYSNTTTLASWVRADWMFYSSHPALFLSTYLGHGLLIDYFEKKRRRNNADEINANNLEWLSSLWDWYTSYLFHPIASFQHFPNNSDWDEDPDLYLERLAFPDLWLHPLIPTDYIKNLPTWQFQSHRHSVEEDLSEGSIESDSDSETEPSNSATCQCQALEVHTNCCTAKPLTETTDQTCSCETQKRGNPCGRNIRAYGSYCTEDDLEPDWSVWPVNMLHCTECVVCLENFEDGSLLMGLPCAHVFHQNCIVMWLAGGRHCCPVCRWASYKKKSYGHPASLSSTTAS; this comes from the exons ATGTGGCTCAAGCTGTTTTTGCTGCTTCTCTACTTCCTCATCCTCTTCGTACTGGCCAGATTCTTTGAGACAATAGTATGGTACGAGACGGGCATCTTCGCCAGTCAGCTAGTGGACCCGGTGACTTTAAGCTTCCACCAGCTGAAGACCATCCTGGAGTGCCGGGGCTTAGGATATTCTGGTCTTCCAGAGAAGAGGGATGTCCGGGAGCTTATGGAAAAATCTG GTGACTTGATGGAAGGAGAGTTGTACTCTGCCCTGAAGGAAGAGGAGGCCTCAGAAGCCGGCTCCAGCACTAACTTCAGTGGGGAGATGCACTTCTATGAGCTGGTGGAAGACACAAAGGATGGCATCTGGCTGGTGCAG gTGGTTGCGAATGATCGAAGTCCTCTAGTGAGTAAAGTGCACTGGGAGAAGATGGTGAATAAAGTCACCAAGTTTGGCATCCGGACGGGGACGTTCAACTGCTCCAGTGACCCCaa ATACTGCAGGAAGAGAGGATGGATTAGGTCAACCCTTATTATGTCTGTGCCTCAAACTAGCACTTCAAAGGGAAGAGTCATGCTGAAAGAGTACAGTGGACGCAAAATCGAAACTGAGCATATTTTTAAGTGGATAACTGCACACGCCGCTTCACGGATCAAAACTGTTTACAATTCTGAGCACTTGAAAGAAGAATGGAACAAAAGTGATCAGTACAAGGTCAAGTTGTACCTCTTTGCAAATCTTGATAAGCCGCCAGCTTTCTTCTCGGCCCTGAGTGTGAAATTTACCGGGAGAGTGGAATTTATCTTTGTCAATGTCGGTAATTGGGACAACATGAGGTACATGACAGAAATTGGCATATCCAGAACACCTTCCTATGTTTTGAAGACCCCAGAGGGAATTTACAAATATGGGAATAATACAGGCGAGTACATCTCCCTCCAAGCCATGGATTCCTTCCTGCGCACCTTACAACCCGAAGTCAATGACTTGTTTGTGCTCAGTTTGGTCTTGGTGAACCTCATGGCTTGGATGGACTTATTTATCACTCAAGGAGCCACCATCAAAAGATTTGTGGTTTTAATCAGCACTTTAGGGACCTATAATTCCCTGTTAATCATTTCCTGGCTGCCAGTGTTGGGATTCCTACAGTTGCCCTACCTAGACAGCTTTTATGAGTACAGTCTAAAGTTACTCCGCTATTCTAACACGACCACTTTGGCTTCATGGGTAAGAGCTGACTGGATGTTCTACTCTTCCCATCCTGCCCTTTTCTTAAGCACTTATCTTGGTCACGGCTTACTCATAGATTACTTTGAAAAGAAGAGACGTCGAAACAACGCTGATGAAATCAATGCCAATAACTTGGAGTGGCTGTCCAGCCTCTGGGATTGGTACACTAGTTATCTGTTCCATCCGATCGCCTCTTTCCAGCACTTTCCCAACAACTCTGACTGGGATGAAGACCCAGACCTCTACCTTGAGCGCCTGGCATTTCCAGATTTGTGGCTTCACCCTCTGATACCCACCGACTACATCAAAAATCTACCCACCTGGCAGTTCCAGAGTCATAGGCATTCCGTAGAAGAAGACCTCTCAGAAGGCTCTATAGAAAGTGACAGTGACTCTGAAACTGAGCCTTCTAACAGCGCAACTTGTCAATGTCAAGCACTTGAAGTCCATACCAACTGTTGCACAGCTAAGCCTTTAACGGAAACCACTGACCAAACTTGCTCatgtgaaacacaaaaaagaggCAACCCATGTGGAAGAAATATCAGGGCCTATGGTTCTTATTGCACTGAGGACGACCTAGAACCAGATTGGTCTGTGTGGCCGGTAAACATGTTGCACTGTACAGAATGTGTTGTGTGTCTGGAGAATTTTGAGGACGGTTCTCTACTCATGGGTCTACCTTGTGCTCACGTATTCCACCAAAACTGCATTGTGATGTGGCTGGCTGGAGGTAGACACTGTTGCCCGGTTTGCCGTTGGGCATCCTACAAAAAGAAAAGTTACGGTCACCCAGCATCATTGTCAAGTACCACTGCCTCTTAG